The proteins below are encoded in one region of Paenibacillus albus:
- a CDS encoding carbohydrate ABC transporter permease, with translation MERSLAKWTGGTLLTILLILTLFPFAVLIFFSFKTQLEVMIDFWGLPDKLHFENYSAAWKAVRSSIGNSLFVCAATVFGAVLIGSLSGYVFARHKFPLKGPLYMLLIGVMMVPSLLTIVPLYAIINNLHVTHSFWGLILPYISGTQLLGIMLCRTLFESLPEELFEAARMDGGNEFYLYSRIALPLCVPILVTIGIVTFLAVYSDYLWPAIVLDQDHQTFTMAAVGLNKSGRTDIGLSFAAYIIGSIPSVIVIWFGMKYYIEGMTSGAIKS, from the coding sequence ATGGAACGTTCATTGGCCAAATGGACCGGTGGGACTTTGCTCACCATTTTGTTGATACTGACGTTGTTCCCGTTCGCCGTGTTGATCTTCTTCTCGTTCAAGACGCAGCTGGAGGTCATGATCGACTTCTGGGGTTTGCCGGATAAGCTGCATTTCGAGAACTATTCGGCGGCTTGGAAAGCTGTTCGTTCCAGCATCGGCAACTCGTTGTTCGTCTGTGCCGCTACCGTCTTTGGTGCGGTCCTGATTGGTTCCTTATCGGGCTATGTTTTCGCGCGTCACAAATTTCCGCTTAAAGGACCACTCTACATGCTCCTGATCGGGGTCATGATGGTACCGAGCTTGCTGACTATCGTGCCGCTCTACGCCATTATCAACAACTTGCACGTCACGCATTCGTTCTGGGGTTTGATCCTGCCTTACATATCGGGCACGCAGCTGCTCGGCATCATGCTCTGCCGCACGTTGTTCGAATCGTTGCCGGAAGAACTGTTCGAAGCGGCGCGGATGGATGGCGGCAACGAGTTCTACCTATATTCCCGCATCGCGCTGCCGCTGTGCGTGCCGATTCTCGTCACGATCGGCATCGTCACGTTCCTAGCCGTATACAGCGATTATCTCTGGCCGGCAATCGTGCTCGACCAGGATCATCAGACGTTTACGATGGCGGCGGTTGGTCTCAACAAATCCGGCCGGACGGATATCGGACTATCGTTCGCGGCTTACATCATCGGCAGTATTCCGAGCGTCATCGTCATTTGGTTTGGCATGAAGTATTATATTGAGGGCATGACATCCGGAGCTATTAAATCGTAA
- a CDS encoding alpha-L-rhamnosidase C-terminal domain-containing protein has translation MNTQQNIELPLWLWHEKREQHPSFTLSRTFTLEQEVVGVSFHASFTGAARIVLDGELVATIEERAGNAGEWLHIANFPNALQAGEHELKLELSCSSFIPLAEVNYYLWNRLVGAIAYLQGDGLWLVTDESWQADDTQASIICKLGEEPFGDLENSPAAFVAGGYGDIEAYDLNSTTVIGEEALQSAVSNGVVSVTGKHGQDGTLVKPEQQQLELFYHLRKQNEWKAMRELQRGMNLSGASSVTIDLQAEHNCRLAVVNNGAERVKLLWNGAESLHELAHYDGCITEWLEIEPGQTQYTLPQGCRYIQLFVLGEVGQPFALEVKFQSVHVALRQAGTLSSDSEQLNEIFQVSAHTSRICHQIGLWDGIKRDRLNWTFDFYLAAKSCYFLWDDTKVIQRAVRELGVDTPSGHWMNSICEYTLWWLKTVCEYYVQTGDKTFVLEMKEPLQRHIAWVGQNTKPGVGLLPQDGVLVEWVPLTDEERAVALQAIYALTRADLLKLAVAMPELELAIDWPLQTLTSEHYLKQPYALAVKVLGIASGYVSDDAAVAFLDSYQLADPLTPLSAFQLAECYSRYGRHERAYEIIKTVWGGMLDNGATTFWESYTVRPDSSKRDFHDALTTYTAYGSYRMSLCHAWSSTPVKWIGEVVLGIQPLSPGYSKVRIAPTPVGGIRSCKGTVNTPHGDLTVQWHYDEDGAFRYVVTAPPGVTVVEMAGSEQPSV, from the coding sequence ATGAACACTCAGCAAAATATAGAGCTGCCGCTATGGCTGTGGCATGAGAAGAGAGAGCAGCATCCGAGCTTTACCCTATCGCGTACGTTTACGCTGGAACAGGAAGTCGTCGGCGTATCGTTCCACGCTTCGTTTACAGGTGCTGCCCGCATCGTGCTGGATGGGGAGCTCGTTGCAACGATAGAGGAACGAGCAGGCAACGCAGGCGAGTGGCTGCACATTGCGAATTTCCCGAATGCGCTGCAGGCAGGAGAGCATGAGCTGAAGCTTGAGCTAAGCTGTAGCAGCTTCATACCACTGGCGGAAGTGAACTATTATCTATGGAACCGTCTTGTCGGGGCGATTGCTTATTTGCAAGGGGATGGCTTATGGTTAGTGACAGACGAGTCATGGCAAGCCGATGATACGCAAGCTTCGATAATATGCAAGCTCGGCGAGGAGCCGTTCGGCGATTTGGAAAATAGTCCGGCTGCGTTCGTAGCAGGCGGTTATGGCGATATTGAAGCGTACGATCTGAACAGTACGACGGTTATTGGGGAGGAAGCACTTCAATCGGCAGTCTCGAACGGCGTCGTGAGCGTAACCGGCAAGCACGGTCAAGACGGAACGCTTGTGAAGCCTGAGCAGCAGCAGCTTGAGCTGTTCTATCATCTGCGCAAGCAGAATGAATGGAAAGCGATGCGGGAGCTGCAGCGCGGGATGAATCTCAGCGGAGCCTCATCGGTGACGATTGATCTGCAGGCGGAGCATAATTGCCGGCTCGCAGTGGTCAATAACGGAGCTGAGCGCGTGAAGCTGCTCTGGAACGGAGCAGAGTCGCTCCATGAGCTCGCGCACTATGACGGCTGTATCACGGAATGGCTTGAAATTGAGCCAGGGCAAACGCAATATACGCTGCCGCAAGGCTGCCGATATATTCAGCTGTTCGTGCTGGGCGAGGTCGGACAGCCTTTTGCCCTGGAAGTGAAGTTCCAATCTGTGCATGTCGCACTTCGTCAAGCAGGTACATTGTCTAGCGATTCCGAGCAGCTAAATGAGATTTTCCAGGTGTCTGCGCACACGAGCCGAATTTGCCATCAAATTGGGCTATGGGACGGCATTAAGCGGGATCGCCTCAATTGGACGTTCGACTTCTATTTGGCGGCCAAGTCGTGTTATTTTCTATGGGATGATACGAAGGTCATTCAGAGAGCGGTTCGGGAGCTAGGCGTCGATACGCCAAGCGGGCATTGGATGAACAGCATTTGTGAGTATACGCTCTGGTGGCTGAAGACGGTGTGCGAATATTATGTGCAGACTGGCGACAAGACCTTCGTGCTGGAGATGAAAGAGCCGCTGCAGCGCCATATTGCATGGGTGGGGCAAAATACGAAGCCCGGCGTCGGACTTCTGCCGCAGGATGGCGTTCTCGTAGAATGGGTGCCGCTTACGGATGAGGAGCGCGCGGTTGCGCTTCAAGCGATATATGCGCTCACTCGGGCGGATTTGCTGAAGCTGGCAGTGGCTATGCCGGAGCTCGAGCTTGCGATTGACTGGCCGCTTCAGACGCTGACTTCGGAGCATTATTTGAAACAGCCTTACGCTCTCGCGGTCAAGGTGCTCGGAATTGCAAGCGGCTATGTGTCGGATGATGCGGCAGTCGCTTTTCTGGACAGCTATCAATTGGCTGATCCGCTCACGCCGCTATCGGCCTTTCAGCTGGCGGAATGCTATTCTCGCTATGGCAGGCATGAACGTGCCTATGAGATCATAAAGACGGTATGGGGCGGTATGCTGGACAATGGCGCGACAACGTTCTGGGAATCGTACACCGTTCGCCCGGATAGCTCAAAGCGGGATTTTCACGATGCGCTCACGACGTATACGGCGTATGGCTCTTATCGGATGAGCTTGTGCCACGCTTGGTCGAGCACGCCGGTGAAGTGGATTGGCGAGGTCGTGCTCGGCATACAGCCGCTGTCGCCAGGCTACAGCAAGGTGCGAATTGCGCCGACGCCGGTTGGCGGCATCCGTTCTTGCAAAGGCACGGTCAATACGCCGCATGGCGACCTGACTGTGCAGTGGCATTACGACGAAGACGGGGCGTTCCGTTATGTGGTGACGGCGCCACCGGGGGTGACGGTAGTAGAGATGGCTGGAAGCGAGCAGCCTTCAGTATAG
- a CDS encoding xanthine phosphoribosyltransferase — MELLKEKIRQEGIVLEGGVLKVDTFLNHQVDAGLMMAMGQAFAELFGEAGVTKIMTVESSGIAPAVMAAYLMSIPMVFARKRKSLTMQSDLYSEKIYSYTKQEESEVTVSKKFLEQGDRVLIIDDFLANGEAALGMARIAEHAGAEVAGIGIVIEKSFQAGRGKLIEHGYRVESLARIASLDGGVVTFV; from the coding sequence ATGGAGCTGCTTAAGGAAAAAATTAGACAAGAGGGCATCGTTCTTGAGGGTGGCGTCCTGAAGGTGGATACGTTCTTGAACCATCAAGTCGATGCGGGGCTGATGATGGCGATGGGACAAGCTTTTGCAGAGTTGTTCGGTGAAGCGGGTGTTACGAAGATCATGACCGTAGAGTCGTCCGGCATCGCTCCGGCTGTCATGGCAGCATACCTGATGAGTATACCGATGGTGTTCGCGCGCAAGAGGAAGTCGCTCACGATGCAGTCGGATCTCTATTCCGAGAAGATCTACTCCTACACGAAGCAGGAGGAGAGCGAGGTTACGGTGTCAAAGAAATTTCTTGAGCAAGGTGACCGAGTGCTCATCATTGATGATTTTCTCGCGAATGGCGAGGCTGCGCTTGGGATGGCACGCATTGCCGAGCATGCGGGAGCAGAAGTCGCCGGCATCGGCATTGTTATAGAAAAGTCGTTCCAGGCAGGAAGAGGCAAGCTAATCGAGCATGGATACCGAGTGGAATCGCTGGCGCGTATTGCCTCGCTTGACGGCGGCGTGGTAACGTTTGTTTAG
- a CDS encoding SRPBCC family protein, giving the protein MTNELVRNAVTENDREIINWRVMHAPREVVFEAWRNPEQLASWWGPNGFTNTFQTFEFEQGGQWEFVMHGPDGTDYKNKSEFTVIEAPERVVFKHLNGPHFQMTAIFEEVDANNTKLTWRMLFDTAKEFEMVKSYAVEGNEQNFDRLQALLLEQRG; this is encoded by the coding sequence ATGACAAATGAACTCGTTAGAAATGCAGTAACGGAGAATGACCGGGAGATTATCAACTGGCGAGTCATGCACGCGCCGCGCGAAGTGGTGTTCGAGGCTTGGCGCAATCCGGAGCAGCTGGCGAGCTGGTGGGGACCGAACGGGTTCACGAATACATTCCAGACGTTTGAGTTCGAGCAAGGCGGCCAGTGGGAGTTTGTCATGCACGGACCTGACGGTACGGACTATAAGAATAAGAGCGAGTTCACCGTGATTGAAGCGCCGGAGCGGGTCGTGTTTAAGCATCTGAACGGTCCGCATTTTCAAATGACGGCAATCTTCGAGGAAGTGGACGCGAACAATACGAAGCTTACGTGGCGAATGCTGTTTGATACGGCAAAAGAATTCGAGATGGTGAAGTCCTACGCCGTGGAAGGTAATGAGCAGAATTTCGACCGTCTGCAAGCGTTGCTGCTGGAGCAGCGCGGTTAA